From Streptomyces sp. TLI_053, a single genomic window includes:
- the nirB gene encoding nitrite reductase large subunit NirB has translation MTSHTAEPAEPPLDLVLVGHGMVGQRFLEAWTEQPGARRRRVTVLAEEPRPAYDRVHLSSLFEGRTPEDLTLCPPGFLAEHGIELRLGDPVTAVDRAARTVTTRSGARLRYDELVLATGSAPFVPPVPGRDAAGCHVYRTVEDLDAIRADATRAVVAGGGTGIVVGGGLLGLEAAGALRAMGLTTHVVEFAPRLMAVQVDEGGGELLRRKIEELGVTVHTAAAASGVATGPDGAVRGLLLSDGRELAADLVVFSAGVRPRDGLARDCGLAVGPRGGIVVDERCRTEDPAVLAIGECAQAADGRVYGLVAPGYQMAETAARELAGRPGPGFSGADTSTKLKLLGVDVASFGDPHGTAEGALDVLYSDGRLGVYRKLVIGADGALLGGVLVGDTDAYGTLRPLATAGRPLTVPPEQLVLPAGSAAVGPIALPDDAVLCSCHNVTQGAVRAAVREQDAGSVAEVKKCTRAGTGCGSCLKQLGTVVTEELAAAGAEVGTGLCEHFRQSRAELYEIVLVTGISTFSALVDRHGTGEGCDICKPTVASILASLSNGHILDGEQAALQDSNDHFLANLQRNGSYSVVPRVPGGEITPDGLIAIGEVARDFGLYTKITGGQRIDLFGAGVDQLPAIWARLVDAGFESGHAYGKALRTVKSCVGETWCRYGVQDSVGLAIELELRYRGLRSPHKLKSAVSGCARECAEAQSKDFGVIATSTGWNLYVGGNGGTTPRHADLLAADLDRETLIRTVDRYLMFYIRTADRLERTSVWLERLDGGLDHLRAVVLDDALGIAAELDALMARHIDSYQDEWAATLADPDRLRRFASFVNAPGTPDPAVTFVPERGQIRPARPDEDGHVLPAPAPVLVAGPRLEVLAK, from the coding sequence ATGACGTCGCACACGGCCGAGCCGGCCGAGCCGCCGCTGGACCTCGTCCTGGTCGGCCACGGCATGGTCGGCCAGCGCTTCCTGGAGGCCTGGACCGAGCAGCCCGGCGCCCGGCGACGGCGGGTCACCGTGCTCGCCGAGGAGCCCCGCCCCGCCTACGACCGCGTCCACCTCAGCTCCCTCTTCGAGGGCCGCACACCCGAGGACCTCACGCTCTGCCCGCCCGGCTTCCTGGCCGAGCACGGCATCGAGCTGCGCCTCGGCGACCCGGTCACCGCCGTCGACCGCGCCGCCCGCACCGTCACCACCCGCTCCGGCGCCCGGCTGCGGTACGACGAACTGGTGCTGGCCACCGGCTCGGCCCCGTTCGTGCCGCCCGTGCCCGGCCGGGACGCCGCCGGCTGCCACGTCTACCGGACCGTCGAGGACCTCGACGCGATCCGCGCCGATGCGACGAGGGCCGTGGTGGCGGGCGGCGGCACCGGCATCGTGGTCGGCGGTGGCCTGCTCGGCCTGGAGGCGGCAGGCGCGCTGCGGGCGATGGGACTCACCACCCATGTGGTCGAGTTCGCCCCGCGCCTGATGGCCGTCCAGGTCGACGAGGGCGGCGGCGAACTGCTCCGCCGCAAGATCGAGGAGCTCGGCGTCACCGTCCACACCGCGGCCGCCGCGAGCGGGGTCGCCACCGGTCCGGACGGCGCGGTGCGCGGCCTGCTCCTCTCCGACGGCCGCGAACTCGCCGCCGACCTGGTGGTGTTCTCGGCCGGCGTCCGCCCCCGGGACGGGCTCGCCCGGGACTGCGGCCTGGCGGTCGGCCCGCGCGGCGGCATCGTCGTCGACGAGCGCTGCCGCACCGAGGACCCGGCCGTCCTCGCCATCGGCGAGTGCGCCCAGGCCGCCGACGGCCGGGTCTACGGACTGGTCGCCCCCGGCTACCAGATGGCCGAGACGGCGGCCCGCGAACTCGCCGGCCGCCCCGGCCCCGGCTTCTCCGGCGCCGACACCTCGACCAAGCTCAAGCTGCTCGGTGTCGACGTCGCCAGCTTCGGCGACCCGCACGGCACCGCCGAGGGCGCCCTCGACGTGCTCTACAGCGACGGCCGGCTGGGCGTCTACCGCAAGCTGGTGATCGGCGCCGACGGGGCCCTGCTCGGCGGCGTGCTGGTCGGCGACACCGACGCCTACGGCACCCTGCGCCCCTTGGCGACGGCCGGCCGGCCGCTCACCGTCCCGCCCGAACAGCTGGTGCTGCCCGCCGGGTCCGCCGCCGTCGGCCCGATCGCGCTGCCCGACGACGCGGTGCTCTGCTCCTGCCACAACGTCACCCAGGGCGCCGTGCGGGCCGCCGTCCGGGAGCAGGACGCGGGCAGCGTCGCCGAGGTCAAGAAGTGCACCCGGGCGGGCACCGGCTGCGGCAGCTGCCTCAAGCAGCTCGGCACCGTCGTGACCGAGGAACTCGCCGCCGCGGGGGCCGAGGTGGGGACCGGCCTGTGCGAGCACTTCCGGCAGAGCCGCGCCGAGCTGTACGAGATCGTCCTGGTCACCGGCATCAGCACGTTCTCCGCGCTGGTCGACCGGCACGGCACCGGCGAGGGCTGCGACATCTGCAAGCCGACCGTCGCCTCGATCCTGGCCAGCCTCTCCAACGGTCACATCCTGGACGGCGAACAGGCCGCCCTCCAGGACTCCAACGACCACTTCCTGGCCAACCTCCAGCGCAACGGCTCCTATTCGGTGGTGCCCCGGGTGCCCGGTGGCGAGATCACCCCGGACGGCCTGATCGCCATCGGCGAGGTGGCCCGCGACTTCGGCCTCTACACCAAGATCACCGGTGGCCAGCGGATCGACCTGTTCGGCGCCGGCGTCGACCAGCTCCCCGCCATCTGGGCCAGGCTGGTGGACGCCGGATTCGAGTCCGGGCACGCCTACGGCAAGGCGCTGCGCACCGTGAAGTCCTGCGTGGGCGAGACCTGGTGCCGCTACGGCGTCCAGGACTCGGTCGGCCTCGCCATCGAACTCGAGCTTCGCTACCGGGGGTTGCGCTCCCCGCACAAGCTCAAGTCGGCGGTCTCCGGCTGCGCCCGCGAGTGCGCCGAGGCGCAGAGCAAGGACTTCGGCGTCATCGCCACCTCCACCGGCTGGAACCTCTACGTCGGCGGCAACGGCGGGACGACGCCCCGGCACGCCGACCTGCTCGCCGCCGACCTGGACCGCGAGACGCTGATCCGCACCGTCGACCGCTACCTGATGTTCTACATCCGGACCGCCGACCGGCTGGAGCGCACCTCGGTCTGGCTGGAGCGGCTCGACGGTGGTCTGGACCACCTGCGCGCGGTCGTCCTGGACGACGCGCTCGGCATCGCGGCCGAACTCGATGCCCTGATGGCCCGCCACATCGATTCCTACCAGGACGAGTGGGCCGCTACGCTGGCCGACCCGGACCGGCTCCGCCGCTTCGCCTCCTTCGTCAACGCTCCAGGCACCCCCGACCCGGCCGTCACCTTCGTCCCCGAACGCGGCCAGATCCGCCCCGCCCGCCCCGACGAGGACGGCCACGTCCTCCCCGCCCCCGCCCCGGTCCTCGTGGCCGGACCCCGACTGGAGGTGCTCGCCAAGTGA
- a CDS encoding uroporphyrinogen-III synthase, whose amino-acid sequence MATTTLTGPRPTPRPGPLTGFTIGVTAARRRDELTALLTRRGAQVVEAPVLRIMPLADDLALRRATESCLTGPLDYVVATTGVGWRGWMSAAEGWGRGAALAEACRRAVVLTRGPKATGAVRASGLGEGFSPGSEATDELLTWLLARPLTGRRIAVQEHGVRLDDFAAALRERGAEVISVPVYRWAPPDDPAPVRRLVEQTVRRQVHALAFTSAPAVTAFVETAAADGLRDALLDALRGDVLPVCVGALCARPFADLGLPAEFPERGRLGSLVRLLAETLPSRGRRELDLGSVRLTLQGNAALVDGDSRLLSPRGAAVLRALAERPGHVLSRADLLRTAWPDAAADEHAVEAAVGRLRAALGPHGKLIRTVPKRGYRLAVA is encoded by the coding sequence ATGGCAACAACCACCCTCACCGGACCGCGCCCCACCCCGCGGCCCGGGCCCCTCACCGGCTTCACCATCGGGGTGACCGCCGCCCGCCGCCGGGACGAGCTGACCGCGCTGCTCACCCGGCGCGGCGCCCAGGTCGTCGAGGCACCGGTGCTGCGGATCATGCCGCTCGCCGACGACCTCGCCCTGCGCCGGGCCACCGAGTCCTGCCTGACCGGGCCGCTCGACTACGTGGTGGCCACCACCGGCGTCGGCTGGCGCGGCTGGATGAGCGCCGCCGAGGGCTGGGGCCGGGGTGCCGCCCTCGCCGAGGCGTGCCGGCGGGCCGTCGTCCTCACCCGCGGCCCCAAGGCCACCGGCGCCGTCCGGGCCAGCGGCCTCGGCGAGGGCTTCTCCCCCGGCTCCGAGGCCACCGACGAACTGCTGACCTGGCTGCTCGCCCGCCCGCTGACCGGCCGGCGGATCGCCGTCCAGGAACACGGGGTGCGGCTCGACGACTTCGCGGCCGCGCTGCGCGAACGCGGCGCCGAGGTGATCTCCGTGCCCGTCTACCGCTGGGCCCCTCCGGACGACCCGGCCCCGGTGCGGCGGCTGGTCGAACAGACCGTCCGCCGGCAGGTCCACGCCCTCGCGTTCACCAGCGCCCCCGCGGTCACCGCGTTCGTCGAGACGGCCGCCGCCGACGGCCTGCGCGACGCGCTGCTGGACGCGCTGCGCGGGGACGTCCTGCCGGTCTGCGTCGGCGCGCTCTGCGCCCGGCCGTTCGCCGACCTCGGTCTGCCCGCGGAGTTCCCCGAGCGCGGCCGCCTGGGCTCGCTGGTGCGGCTGCTCGCGGAGACCCTGCCGAGCCGGGGCCGCCGCGAACTCGACCTGGGGAGCGTCCGGTTGACCCTCCAGGGGAACGCCGCCCTGGTCGACGGGGACAGCCGCCTGCTCAGCCCGCGCGGCGCCGCCGTGCTGCGCGCGCTCGCCGAACGCCCCGGGCACGTGCTCAGCCGCGCCGACCTGCTGCGCACGGCCTGGCCGGACGCCGCCGCCGACGAACACGCCGTCGAGGCGGCGGTCGGGCGGCTGCGGGCGGCACTCGGGCCGCACGGGAAGCTGATCCGCACCGTGCCCAAGCGCGGCTACCGGTTGGCGGTGGCCTGA
- a CDS encoding CbiX/SirB N-terminal domain-containing protein, which translates to MAERRPAGAGRRPAGSRPVLLAVAHGSRSAAGVAANRALLRRVRVLRPGLDVRCCFLDLARPALPEALAALDGRAAVLVPLLLGGGYHLRVDLPGALAAAGLARLPLARALGPHPLLAAALAERLTAAGRPAGAGPVVLAAAGSSDPGANADTARTAELLADRLGDGSPVVPAYLSAARPTPREAVAALHAAGHRHVAVATHLLAPGFFADRAAATGARWTSAPLGTHEALARLVALRYDQARTESLAAAR; encoded by the coding sequence GTGGCGGAACGCCGGCCTGCGGGGGCGGGGCGTCGACCGGCCGGGAGTCGGCCGGTCCTGCTCGCGGTCGCGCACGGCAGCCGATCCGCCGCCGGAGTGGCCGCGAACCGGGCACTGCTGCGCCGGGTCCGGGTGCTGCGCCCGGGCCTCGACGTCCGCTGCTGCTTCCTGGACCTCGCCCGGCCCGCCCTGCCCGAGGCGCTCGCCGCGCTGGACGGGCGGGCGGCGGTGCTGGTCCCGCTGCTGCTCGGGGGTGGCTACCACCTGCGGGTCGACCTGCCCGGGGCGCTCGCCGCCGCCGGGCTGGCCCGCCTTCCGCTCGCCCGGGCGCTCGGCCCCCACCCACTGCTGGCCGCAGCGCTCGCCGAGCGCCTCACCGCGGCCGGTCGCCCGGCCGGTGCCGGGCCGGTGGTCCTCGCGGCGGCCGGCTCCTCCGACCCGGGCGCCAACGCCGACACCGCGCGGACCGCCGAGCTGCTCGCCGACCGCCTCGGCGACGGCAGCCCGGTCGTCCCCGCCTACCTGTCCGCCGCCCGCCCGACCCCCCGGGAGGCGGTCGCCGCCCTGCACGCCGCCGGCCACCGCCACGTCGCCGTCGCCACCCATCTGCTCGCCCCCGGCTTCTTCGCCGACCGAGCCGCCGCCACCGGCGCCCGCTGGACGAGCGCCCCGCTCGGCACCCACGAGGCGCTCGCCCGACTGGTCGCCCTGCGCTACGACCAGGCCCGGACCGAATCGCTCGCCGCCGCCCGCTGA
- a CDS encoding carboxyl transferase domain-containing protein, whose amino-acid sequence MSMSLTAHQLIGLLVDPGSFVSWDDPVTTEPRDAEYRASLTRARERTGIDEAVVTGIGRIGGGQAALIASEFGFLGGSIGVATAERITRAVEQATAARLPLIALPVSGGTRMQEGSAAFLCMLRITAAVQAHRAAGLPYLTYLRNPTMGGVFASWGTLGHLVLAEPAARLGFLGPRVYEELRGVQLPPDVQRAETLAERGLVDAVVAPEELREVLRRSLSVLTRRALPSPAVVPRFPGSATATASASATASATAPAERPGAAAERPDAWEAVLRTRHPDRPGTRELLRRTAEELVLLDSPGGRDGALVRALAVLDGQPAVVVGQQRRAGAQERPFTAADLRSVRRTARFAEQLGLPLVTVVDTAGAELSAQAELDGVAVEIAHCLTTLLSLRTPVLAVLLGQGSGGGALALLPADHVLAAGNAWLAPLPPEGASAIVHRDGSHAPELARAQGIGAHDLAAVGLVDTVIPELPDAADEPAAFCARLGHAVSTALATLTATPASDRLTARTIRHRRLGDLVT is encoded by the coding sequence ATGAGCATGTCCCTCACGGCACATCAGCTGATCGGGCTGCTGGTCGACCCCGGCTCCTTCGTGAGCTGGGACGATCCGGTGACCACCGAACCCCGCGACGCCGAGTACCGGGCGAGCCTGACCCGCGCCCGGGAGCGCACCGGTATCGACGAAGCGGTCGTCACCGGCATCGGTCGGATCGGTGGCGGACAAGCAGCCCTGATCGCCTCCGAGTTCGGCTTCCTCGGCGGGTCGATCGGGGTGGCCACGGCCGAACGGATCACCCGGGCCGTCGAACAGGCGACCGCCGCCCGGCTCCCGCTGATCGCCCTCCCGGTCTCCGGCGGCACCCGGATGCAGGAGGGGTCGGCGGCATTCCTGTGCATGCTGCGGATCACCGCCGCCGTCCAGGCCCACCGGGCGGCCGGGCTCCCCTACCTCACCTATCTGCGCAACCCCACCATGGGCGGGGTGTTCGCGTCCTGGGGCACCCTCGGCCACCTGGTTCTCGCCGAGCCGGCGGCGCGGCTGGGCTTCCTCGGCCCGCGCGTGTACGAGGAACTGCGGGGCGTGCAGCTTCCGCCCGACGTGCAGCGCGCCGAGACGCTGGCCGAACGCGGACTGGTGGACGCGGTGGTCGCGCCCGAGGAACTGCGCGAGGTCCTGCGCCGCTCCCTGTCCGTCCTCACCCGCCGCGCGCTGCCCTCCCCCGCCGTTGTTCCTCGGTTCCCGGGCTCCGCCACCGCTACCGCCTCTGCCTCTGCCACCGCCTCTGCCACCGCCCCGGCCGAACGTCCCGGCGCCGCCGCCGAACGCCCCGACGCCTGGGAGGCCGTCCTCCGCACCCGTCACCCCGACCGCCCCGGCACCCGCGAACTGCTGCGCCGCACCGCCGAGGAGCTCGTCCTCCTCGACTCCCCCGGCGGCCGCGACGGAGCCCTCGTCCGGGCTCTCGCGGTGCTGGACGGCCAACCTGCCGTGGTCGTCGGCCAGCAGCGCCGGGCCGGCGCCCAGGAACGCCCCTTCACCGCCGCCGACCTGCGCTCCGTCCGCCGCACCGCCCGGTTCGCCGAACAGCTCGGCCTCCCGCTCGTCACCGTCGTCGACACGGCGGGCGCCGAACTCTCCGCCCAGGCGGAGCTCGACGGCGTGGCCGTGGAGATCGCCCACTGCCTCACCACCCTCCTCTCCCTGCGAACCCCCGTTCTCGCCGTCCTCCTGGGCCAGGGATCCGGCGGCGGCGCACTGGCGCTGCTTCCTGCCGACCACGTCCTCGCCGCCGGCAACGCCTGGCTCGCACCACTCCCCCCGGAGGGCGCGTCCGCGATCGTCCACCGCGACGGCTCCCACGCCCCCGAGCTCGCCCGCGCGCAGGGCATCGGCGCCCACGACCTCGCCGCCGTCGGCCTGGTCGACACCGTGATCCCCGAGCTTCCCGACGCCGCCGACGAGCCCGCCGCCTTCTGCGCCCGCCTCGGTCACGCCGTCTCCACCGCCCTCGCGACCCTCACGGCCACTCCCGCGTCCGACCGCCTCACCGCCCGCACCATCCGCCACCGCCGCCTGGGCGACCTCGTCACCTGA
- a CDS encoding transglycosylase SLT domain-containing protein yields the protein MPAFKLRMRTSAALLAGAAGLTAIGAGVMPATASAATASPQAIAAQIVPANQLSSFSQIIAHESSWNVTATNPSSGAYGLAQALPGSKMATHGSDWKTNATTQIRWALDYMNSRYGSPNAAWTFWQNHHWY from the coding sequence ATGCCCGCTTTCAAGCTTCGTATGCGTACCTCGGCCGCTCTTCTTGCCGGTGCCGCCGGTCTGACCGCGATCGGCGCGGGTGTCATGCCCGCCACCGCGTCCGCGGCGACCGCCTCGCCGCAGGCCATCGCCGCGCAGATCGTGCCGGCGAACCAGCTCTCCTCGTTCAGCCAGATCATCGCCCACGAGTCCAGCTGGAACGTGACCGCGACCAACCCGAGCTCGGGTGCGTACGGCCTGGCGCAGGCGCTGCCGGGTTCCAAGATGGCCACCCACGGCTCCGACTGGAAGACCAACGCCACCACCCAGATCCGCTGGGCGCTGGACTACATGAACAGCCGCTACGGCAGCCCGAACGCCGCCTGGACCTTCTGGCAGAACCACCACTGGTACTAA